GCCCTGTTCTTATAAGTTTCTTGATTTGCTCAAGTATTTATTCTTCACTTTTTTgttcaatttttttctttatatattttttgcttTTAATTATTCTTTGGCAAACAATACAATGATATAATCTAGTTTCCATGCCAATATTGTTTATCCCAATATAAAATTCCATGTTTGATACTGGATTTACTCATCATCTTTCATTCCTTAACCAAACAATATTATCAGTAACTGGTGCTACAACATATATCTCATGACTTTTCACATCAGATTATATGACTGTACAACTTAGTTTATTAGCTAATATGGTGACATTAGCAACTGAACATTTTTGGTTTCAAAGGTTTCTAATATCTATAGATTAACCATTTAACACTTGATTTATAAGAATTTATTGTCTAATGTGTCCCGACATATCTGTTCCACCTTCTTGTAAAATTGAACTCTTaacaaatattaaaatctaattacatGTTTGTATCCATTTATTGTGTACATCTTTTAGTGTTTACAACAGCTTTCGTGTAAGATAAAAGCAAAAGAATTTGTGTATTTAACTACTTTGCATATATATACACTTTCACTACTtcaaattttttgtatatattataaCACTTCTTACAGCTTGTGGGTCTCCAACTTTGGTCCTTGAAATATACATGTAGCTTAATCAATTTATTTAAGCAAGCCAATCTGAGAGTGAAAGACACTGGTTGATCTATTTACTTTGAAATACtgaaaatgaaaaatgaaaagaCATGGAATACGACAAGAATTTATGGAGTGAGATTATCTTGATGAGTCAATAGACTCAGCAGTATACAGTTTTAAGAAAGAAAGTAAAAGGAAAGTGACATTTTTCTCATCAGTACAATGCCACCAATAACAGTAGCCAACTGAACTTCTGTAGCAGTCATGCTTATTTTGGAGAGGCACTCAATGAACAAATTAAAATCATGATGCTGGCAACTAGGGAACTCTttccagctctctctctctctctctctctctctcttgggaaAATACATAAGACAAAatggcaaaagaaaaagaaagtctaCTTTTCATTGTAAAATCATTGAAATAATTGCCAGTCATAGATGTCATAGACTTCTCTTAGGAgaatttttcttcttttgccaGATAAGGTTACCTGCGTCTCTGGAATCCCTCTAAATCTTTTATGCAGGTTACTATTCCTGTTCACAATAATTTTTTGTCCTAATTACAACAATTTGAGATTTAGAGTACCAAAAATGGTAATCCAACCTCAAGAATGTCATTCAATTTTAATATAAACCAAGGACAAATTAAATCCATTTACATTCCCGCTATAGAATATTACCAGAAAAGCTTGACAACAAAAATGCTAAATAGTGTAGAGTGAAGGATAAAAGAACAGCAACACAATTCACAAGTCTTTTACTCGACATTATTAAATCTATAGTTAATTGGCCACCAACGATAGAATTTCTTATTTGATGTAGCAAGAGACCTGCCCATGTCATTCAATATGTACCACAACCTATAACAATAAACCAACAAATCCTATCCCCAGTCACCATGTACCAAACTAAAGAGGTATGACCCGTACTCGCAGTAGTGCCACAACCCAAAATGTTCCATATTCTAGGTAACTGTTGACTAGGATAAAGTTTGAGTTATTATTACATGACGGTCCACAAGCACATCTAAGATGTCAAAAGAAGCTCATAGGTATGTGGAAGGAGAATAATCATGTGAACATTAACATATAATTTTTGTTACTACAGTCAAAGTTATCATAATTAATAACATAACAAAGTGAATTGTAAGTATTAGTTCTCACAGAAATGAGCCATCAGATACATCTAAATGCAAACAAAAAAAGAATAAAGAGAAACAAACAATCAAGTATACACGAACTACAATTTCAAACAAGAATGTAAACAACTTTCCATGCATAACTGAATCAGCAACATCCAGAACATATGGAAAATCCACATAATCTATTTTCTATAATCTATTTTCCAGTTATATACAATAAAGAAGATGTTCAAAGATGAACACAACTTAAACATGCATCTTCCAAAACATTCTTCCACTGTCAACTTAATGTACATCAAAGAATATCACTAGATTGTGCTTAATTTGTAGAGTATGAAGCATCTATATGATGCACACATGATACAAGAGAAGTTGATACAAGGGAAGGCTTACGCGTGACTCGTGGTATCAATACAAAAGGCGCAACTCTGCTCAAGTCAAAGTTTCAGTTGCTCCATATCTTTTTTGCTTATCCCTCCATTACGACTTCCTTCCATTGTCTCCTCACCTTGCTCGTTACAAGGATTTGGCCTTAGACAGGAGCTTGCCTCTTTTGTGTCTGATGACCCTGGTCTTTCAGTTAGGAATTGTTGCCAGAATACATCATTTACTCCACCTGTAGGGATTGCTGGTGCTTCATTACAAGTAGGCGAAGCCTCCCATGAGGATACAGCTTTTGCATCAGCAGAGTCGCCAATCGTGCTTCTATCATTTCCAACTGGCAGAGTAAGATCATCATCTTTTTCCGTATTAGATGCCTTGAGATCAGTGGCATGAGCTGGTCTGAGATCTTTGATACTGACTGGACTTCGATCCACCAAATCTTGATTTTTACCAGGACACTTACTACTATCTATTTGCATCGTAGACGACGCAAGCGTCAGACTCAAATGGCATGGAAAGAGCCCATCATCAATTTCCCCGATAAACAAATCAATCTTTGTTGGACAAGCCGGTGCCTCTGTgtcacaaagctgcagtgtctcaTGTACCAAAGGAGGGCATTCCATTGGCTCCTGACCACAGCCAGTTTGCTTTGGCTGCGACCTGCCATTATCTTCGTTGGAGCTCTGAGTTCCGACCATCACCAAATTATCATCTGGAATAGCTGAGCACAACTCTAATTTTAGCTTGTCGCAAAAGTCCAAATCAAGCATGCGCCCATTCTCGGGCTTGGTGGTGCTACTATGATCATCACAAAAACTGTTTTCCGAAGTCTCCTGGCAGTAATCCACATCCAGTGGCAACCTCCTTTTCTTATGGATGTATGAGAAGTCCACTGATGAGGCTGCAGCCATCTTCACGAGATTCTCCATAAGCTGAGGGTTCTGCAAGGCCCGCTGCACGAAAGCAACCATTTTGAGCTGCCGCTGCTCCATATCTGCCAGCCTGCGCTTGAGATCCTCGATCTGAATCTCGGTCCCCGACTGCTGCTGCTCGAACTTTAAGAGACTATCCTTGAGGCCAGCTTTCTCCTTGTTGAGCCGATCGATCTCCTCCTCCAGCACAGCCCTCTCAGAGTCAGCTAGGCCACCTCCCGGTGGGTGACTGTGGCTGTGGATGGGCTTGCGGCGGCGAATGTTCGCGAGCAGGCGCTTTTGCCCCTTGACAAAGTCCTCGTTCGCGAACTCCCACCGCTCCGAATCGATCTTCCTGAATCCCTACACATCAAGATCCAATTTTGACTCCAAAACTAGGTTCATCTCCCCCAACAGAACCTCGATCCGCGAGAATAATCGAGGACAAAAAGATGCCAAACCCGATCATCACCACCGACAAAACAAGCAATCCAAAGATCACTCCAAGATTCGGATTTGACATCAAACTCCCTCGCACCGGATCAACGAAGCGAGGAAAAGGGCTAGGGCTTCGCGTCCTTACATAGGTATTGAGCTGGCGGATGAAGCTGGAGAAGTTGTTGTGCTTGAAGTAAGTCGGGAGCAGGCGGGCGGCGAAGTCGGGAGGGTTCCAGACCACGAAGCTCGCGTTGGTGGAGCTCCAGGACACGATGTCGTCGGTGGAGGCGTCGTCCACCATGTCGTACGTCTTCAGCAGGAAACGCGCCGGcccgccaccaccgccgccgtcCATCTCTCTCCCAGCCTATTCCCGTGGCTCACCGATCCACCAAGGGGGTTGGGCCAGcgcgtcggccaagaattcaacGGGACGCGTTTGGTGACGGCGgcgattcctctctctctctctcgctcaatCGGTTGCATGCACACCAATATAACCATCTATCTATTTCCAAATGTTACAGTGGCAAACATGATATTCTTAGCAAAAGCCTCTCATCCAACATTTGTACATTTATTTTCCAAGGCATCATTTTTAGAAAGTGAGAATTCCTCCTAACGTTGTTAGATTTCTTAAACTcttttttatgaatattaaaattaaaattaataagagACCATTTGATCGGGGAGTGAGTTTGTTCGATGAGATTTTATCCTTTCGAAATATGCGAGCTCCAAAAAGAATCTTTAAAAGTAAAGGAAGTCTAGCAGATTTATGAATCCTTGGTTCTCATATTTATCAATCAATGTGAGGTTAAATAATCTtatcaaaaatatataataatttaaattaattaattaatattacatATATCTCGAGAAAAAAGATCAATATAGGGAAATGGTTCATCCATACAAGAAGATTTGAATCTACACAGTCACACCATAATACACACTTTGCATTGCTTAGAGAAAGGCTCACACTATATGTCTTATTGCATGAAGAGAATAAGGCAGCGACAGGTTAGAGAGACACACAGCTTTTTCTTCTTCGGCTGCCTTCCTCTTCGTATCAGCCTGCAGACGGCATCTCAAACCACATAATAGAACACTACTGGAAGTGGCACATCACAGCAGGAGAACTCAATAAACTCATGGTAGTGGTTTTTGTTGGTAGCGATTGAGCAGATATCAGGTGGATCCAAGTTTGAAACACGGCGAGAGTAGATATCAGGTGGATCCAAGTTTGAAACACGGCGAGAATACGTAGAGCTCTGCAGCCTATCATTTTCATCACTTACCTTGTTGGAAGTTACACTGCAACTATAAGTAAGCATAATAAT
The window above is part of the Musa acuminata AAA Group cultivar baxijiao chromosome BXJ2-6, Cavendish_Baxijiao_AAA, whole genome shotgun sequence genome. Proteins encoded here:
- the LOC135580993 gene encoding heat stress transcription factor A-5-like; this translates as MDGGGGGGPARFLLKTYDMVDDASTDDIVSWSSTNASFVVWNPPDFAARLLPTYFKHNNFSSFIRQLNTYGFRKIDSERWEFANEDFVKGQKRLLANIRRRKPIHSHSHPPGGGLADSERAVLEEEIDRLNKEKAGLKDSLLKFEQQQSGTEIQIEDLKRRLADMEQRQLKMVAFVQRALQNPQLMENLVKMAAASSVDFSYIHKKRRLPLDVDYCQETSENSFCDDHSSTTKPENGRMLDLDFCDKLKLELCSAIPDDNLVMVGTQSSNEDNGRSQPKQTGCGQEPMECPPLVHETLQLCDTEAPACPTKIDLFIGEIDDGLFPCHLSLTLASSTMQIDSSKCPGKNQDLVDRSPVSIKDLRPAHATDLKASNTEKDDDLTLPVGNDRSTIGDSADAKAVSSWEASPTCNEAPAIPTGGVNDVFWQQFLTERPGSSDTKEASSCLRPNPCNEQGEETMEGSRNGGISKKDMEQLKL